One region of Flavobacterium sp. KACC 22763 genomic DNA includes:
- a CDS encoding polysaccharide lyase, with amino-acid sequence MKNSALFIASSLLFLGSAKCFAQYPKISPEVQAQEKAIKEEAQRLSDEAWTKALVVIEEEAKHGKPYIPWASRPTDLPQASIPAFPGAEGGGMYTFGGRGGKVYTVTSLEDRGPGTLREACEQGGARIIVFNVSGIIRLKSPLIIRAPYITIAGQTAPGDGICVAGESTWIDTHDVIIRHMRFRRGETFVGRRDDSIGGNPVGNIMIDHVSATWGLDENMSIYRHIYSPGPGYPDVKVGTVNITIQNSLFGEALDTYNHAFGSTLGGENCSFMRNMWANNAGRNPSIGWNGIFNFVNNVVFNWYNRSTDGGDYTANYNIINNFYKPGPVTDLTQPISYRILKPESGRSKLPYMVFGRAYVNGNVVNNNEKVSKDNWDGGIQLENKKGELMTYDEAKEYFAKMKADKPFPMPWFNKFMTAEESYEFVLKNVGATLPIRDKVDERIVRTVKTGVPEYAKGLEKKEFYQFEHRRLPMDSYKKGIITDVSQVGGYPEYKGKPYVDTDKDGLPDAWEKKYGLNPNDPSDAQGDLNGDGYTNIEDYINGVNPAIKVDWKDLANNKETLVRPLLDLK; translated from the coding sequence ATGAAAAATTCCGCATTATTTATCGCATCATCTCTGCTTTTTTTAGGAAGTGCAAAATGTTTTGCTCAATATCCGAAGATAAGTCCAGAAGTTCAGGCTCAGGAAAAAGCAATTAAAGAAGAAGCTCAAAGACTTTCTGATGAAGCTTGGACAAAAGCTTTAGTAGTTATCGAAGAAGAAGCAAAACATGGAAAACCGTATATTCCGTGGGCATCAAGACCAACAGATTTACCTCAGGCAAGTATTCCAGCTTTTCCGGGTGCTGAAGGTGGAGGAATGTACACATTTGGTGGTCGTGGTGGAAAAGTTTATACTGTAACAAGTTTAGAAGATCGAGGACCGGGAACTTTACGCGAAGCTTGTGAACAAGGTGGAGCGAGAATAATAGTTTTTAATGTTTCTGGGATTATCAGACTTAAAAGCCCTTTAATTATTAGAGCACCTTATATCACAATCGCAGGACAGACTGCTCCGGGGGATGGTATTTGTGTTGCTGGTGAATCAACTTGGATTGATACTCATGATGTAATTATCAGACATATGCGTTTTCGTCGTGGAGAAACTTTTGTAGGACGTCGTGATGATTCAATTGGAGGAAATCCTGTTGGAAATATAATGATTGACCACGTTTCTGCAACTTGGGGATTAGATGAAAATATGTCAATTTACAGACATATTTATAGCCCAGGCCCAGGTTATCCAGATGTAAAAGTGGGAACTGTAAATATTACTATCCAAAACAGTTTATTTGGAGAAGCTTTAGATACTTATAATCATGCTTTTGGAAGTACTTTAGGTGGAGAAAATTGCTCTTTCATGAGAAATATGTGGGCTAATAATGCAGGAAGAAACCCTTCTATCGGCTGGAACGGAATTTTCAATTTTGTGAATAATGTGGTTTTCAACTGGTATAACAGATCAACTGATGGAGGAGATTATACTGCGAATTACAATATCATCAACAACTTCTACAAACCAGGTCCAGTAACTGATTTGACTCAGCCAATCAGCTATAGAATCTTAAAACCAGAATCGGGAAGAAGTAAATTACCTTATATGGTTTTTGGTAGAGCTTACGTAAACGGAAACGTGGTAAATAATAATGAAAAAGTTTCTAAAGACAACTGGGATGGCGGAATTCAGTTAGAGAATAAAAAAGGTGAATTAATGACTTATGATGAAGCAAAAGAATACTTTGCTAAAATGAAAGCAGATAAACCTTTTCCAATGCCGTGGTTTAACAAATTCATGACTGCTGAAGAATCTTACGAATTTGTTCTTAAAAACGTTGGAGCAACATTACCAATTAGAGATAAAGTTGACGAAAGAATCGTAAGAACAGTAAAAACAGGAGTTCCTGAATACGCAAAAGGATTAGAGAAAAAAGAATTCTATCAGTTTGAACACAGACGTTTACCGATGGATTCTTATAAAAAAGGAATTATTACAGATGTTTCTCAAGTGGGAGGATATCCAGAATACAAAGGAAAACCTTATGTGGATACAGATAAAGACGGATTACCAGATGCATGGGAGAAAAAATACGGTTTAAACCCGAACGATCCATCTGATGCACAAGGAGATTTAAACGGAGATGGATACACCAATATTGAAGATTACATCAACGGTGTAAATCCTGCGATAAAAGTAGACTGGAAAGATTTGGCTAATAACAAAGAAACATTAGTTAGACCTTTATTAGATTTAAAATAA